The Desulfoscipio gibsoniae DSM 7213 genome contains a region encoding:
- a CDS encoding sigma-54 interaction domain-containing protein, which translates to MLSLMQAREMEQRVSDAIAAALKVEVEIINANLVRVAGTGQVRADVGSRLLRGLVNKHVLQTGKHVFINEPGFHSLCSSCSLSGTCFYRAYIVYPISVEDRVLGTISLVAFNEEQKQTLNNNTETLIDFVGRMADLISGKIMEREMLKDKIVMAGRLEAVVDAVYEGVLAINEHGIITHCNRSAEKMFGMPKDQLLGQPIQRIFEDMPLLQVLKKGKGFNSREYFVNARSKRHHLLITARPVRSGEGTCAGVVATFRDFREAQRLAYQIVTTQEMLNFNDIIGESKAIREVKNKAQKIARSNSTVLILGESGTGKEVFARAIHSAGPHGHKPFMPINCGAIPEHLLESELFGYEEGAFTGARRGGKPGKFELANGGTVFLDEIGNMSLYLQAKLLRVLQERQIERVGGTRLIHVDIRVIAATNSDLQEMVRRGSFREDLFYRLSVIPLVLPPLRERRDDIPALLEHYRHRFAGLLQKNITGFSEGALKLCLDYHWPGNIRELINAVEYAINLEEGTVIEPDSLPPRLRHHENSSMPVNTMEIKPLKCLEKEAINGALNLYGWSEEGKTRAAAALGISRATIYRKISKYRLNQD; encoded by the coding sequence ATGCTCAGCTTGATGCAGGCCAGAGAAATGGAACAGCGGGTATCCGATGCTATTGCCGCTGCTTTAAAAGTTGAAGTGGAGATAATTAACGCCAACCTGGTACGGGTGGCGGGTACCGGTCAGGTGCGGGCCGATGTAGGTAGTCGTTTGCTCCGGGGGCTGGTTAACAAGCATGTTTTGCAAACCGGTAAGCATGTGTTCATCAATGAGCCTGGTTTTCATTCCCTTTGTTCATCCTGCTCGCTTTCGGGCACCTGCTTTTACCGGGCTTATATTGTTTATCCCATCTCTGTGGAAGATAGAGTGCTTGGCACCATCAGCCTGGTAGCTTTTAATGAAGAGCAAAAACAAACTTTGAACAATAACACAGAAACATTAATTGATTTTGTGGGTCGGATGGCTGACCTAATCTCCGGTAAAATTATGGAGCGGGAAATGCTTAAAGATAAAATTGTTATGGCCGGCAGACTGGAAGCGGTGGTGGATGCCGTTTATGAAGGTGTCCTGGCTATTAATGAGCACGGGATTATTACGCATTGTAACCGATCCGCGGAGAAAATGTTTGGTATGCCTAAGGATCAGCTGCTGGGACAGCCGATACAGCGGATTTTTGAGGATATGCCATTGCTGCAAGTGCTTAAAAAGGGCAAGGGGTTTAATTCCCGTGAATACTTTGTCAACGCCCGTAGTAAAAGACACCACCTTTTGATTACCGCCCGGCCCGTACGTTCCGGAGAAGGAACTTGTGCAGGGGTGGTGGCCACTTTTAGGGATTTTCGAGAGGCCCAGAGACTGGCCTATCAAATCGTCACCACCCAAGAAATGCTTAATTTCAATGATATTATTGGCGAAAGTAAAGCCATTCGTGAAGTAAAAAACAAAGCCCAAAAAATAGCCCGCAGTAACTCCACTGTGCTTATATTGGGCGAAAGCGGCACGGGTAAAGAAGTTTTTGCGCGGGCCATCCATAGCGCCGGGCCGCATGGACATAAACCCTTTATGCCCATAAATTGCGGGGCCATACCCGAGCATTTGCTGGAAAGCGAACTTTTTGGCTATGAGGAGGGTGCCTTTACCGGTGCTAGGCGCGGTGGTAAACCAGGTAAATTTGAACTGGCCAATGGCGGCACTGTTTTTCTCGACGAGATCGGCAATATGTCCCTTTATCTACAAGCCAAGCTGCTGCGTGTGCTGCAGGAAAGACAGATTGAACGGGTTGGCGGCACGCGGCTTATACATGTGGATATTCGGGTAATTGCTGCCACCAACAGCGATTTGCAGGAAATGGTGCGCCGGGGAAGCTTCCGTGAGGATCTTTTCTACCGTCTAAGCGTTATTCCATTGGTGCTGCCACCGCTGAGAGAGCGCCGGGATGATATACCCGCACTGCTGGAACATTACAGACACCGGTTTGCCGGGCTGTTACAAAAGAATATTACAGGCTTTAGCGAAGGGGCGCTGAAACTGTGTCTGGATTATCACTGGCCGGGCAATATCAGAGAGTTGATCAATGCGGTTGAATATGCCATTAATTTGGAAGAAGGGACAGTAATTGAACCTGATAGTCTTCCTCCTCGTCTGCGCCACCATGAAAACAGTTCTATGCCGGTGAACACAATGGAGATTAAGCCACTTAAATGTTTGGAAAAAGAAGCCATCAATGGAGCACTTAATCTATATGGTTGGTCAGAGGAGGGTAAAACGCGCGCTGCGGCTGCACTGGGCATTAGCCGGGCTACTATTTACCGAAAAATTAGTAAATACCGATTAAATCAGGATTAA
- a CDS encoding 2-oxoacid:acceptor oxidoreductase family protein produces the protein MGENKELRLSGSGGQGLIMAGIIIADAAIRDGKNSVQSQSYGPEARGGASRSEVIISDEEIDYPRVARPDVLLAMSQEACDKFVRDLDKDGVLIIDSTYVHNQPAVEGVVYALPISRAAREQVGREMVANVVALGAVTRITGVVSQESLTDALLARVPRGTEELNKKALDLGWQLAEQVLN, from the coding sequence ATGGGTGAAAATAAAGAACTTCGGTTAAGCGGTAGCGGGGGGCAAGGTCTTATAATGGCTGGTATCATTATTGCAGATGCTGCTATCCGGGACGGCAAGAACTCAGTACAGTCCCAGTCTTATGGGCCGGAAGCCCGTGGCGGTGCCAGCCGGTCCGAGGTTATTATCAGTGACGAGGAAATTGATTATCCCCGGGTTGCCCGGCCGGATGTACTACTGGCCATGAGCCAGGAAGCATGTGATAAATTTGTTAGAGATTTGGATAAAGACGGTGTGTTAATTATAGATTCCACATATGTGCATAACCAGCCCGCTGTGGAAGGCGTTGTTTATGCTCTACCCATCAGCCGGGCGGCCCGGGAACAGGTTGGACGGGAGATGGTGGCCAATGTTGTGGCCCTTGGTGCAGTGACAAGAATTACAGGTGTTGTATCCCAGGAGTCTTTAACCGATGCGCTGCTTGCCCGCGTGCCCCGGGGAACTGAAGAGTTAAATAAAAAGGCGCTGGATTTGGGTTGGCAGCTGGCGGAGCAAGTTTTAAACTGA
- a CDS encoding aldehyde ferredoxin oxidoreductase family protein: protein MQKILRVNMANRDFKIEDVPQKYAAMGGRALTSQLIADEVPATCNALGEFNKLVIAPGLLSGTQAPSSGRLSVGGKSPLTGGIKEANAGGITSQKLANLGIKAIIIEGKPAGKGFSLLKITPDGMEMLPVDDLAGKGTYEVTAICRQRYGDKVAVITIGPAGEMLMPSAGVTNNDSDGNSSRYAGRGGLGAVMGSKGLKAIVVDCPKTFDAPVQDPVRFKAAAKKFAKILLDHPVCGQGLPAYGTNVLMNIINEAGALPVRNFSYGRFDKAGEVSGEKLAEVANARGGKATHACHPGCVMRCSNVYPMPDGKVCSPIEYETAWGFGPNLEISDLDVVAKLNYICNDVGLDTVEAGCTLGVLAEAGAIPFGDGPVAIAALEEVGNGTPLGRIIGSGATNAGKVFGVTRVPAVKGQGIPAYDPRSCKGNGVTYATTTMGADHTAGYAVTANILKVGGFVDPTQKGGQVELSRNLQVATAAIDASGLCLFVAFAVLDNPEGLPTIVEMINAQYGTALTVDDVVALGQSILKTERQFNKEAGFTKADDRLPEFFSKEVFAPHNTQFDVSDEELDEVFNF from the coding sequence ATGCAAAAAATACTTAGGGTCAACATGGCCAACAGAGATTTTAAAATTGAAGACGTACCGCAAAAATACGCCGCTATGGGCGGCCGGGCATTAACCTCGCAGCTAATTGCCGACGAAGTACCCGCCACCTGTAATGCCCTTGGAGAATTCAACAAGTTAGTAATCGCCCCGGGCCTGCTGTCCGGCACCCAGGCACCATCTTCGGGTCGCCTTTCGGTGGGCGGCAAGAGCCCGCTGACCGGTGGCATTAAAGAAGCCAACGCCGGCGGTATTACATCTCAAAAGCTGGCCAACCTGGGCATTAAAGCCATCATCATTGAAGGTAAGCCCGCCGGCAAAGGTTTTTCCCTGCTTAAAATCACCCCGGACGGCATGGAAATGCTGCCCGTCGATGATTTAGCCGGCAAGGGCACCTATGAGGTAACCGCCATTTGCCGCCAGCGTTACGGCGACAAGGTGGCCGTCATCACCATTGGCCCGGCTGGAGAAATGCTCATGCCCTCCGCGGGCGTAACCAATAATGACAGCGATGGTAATAGTAGCAGGTACGCCGGACGCGGCGGTTTGGGTGCCGTTATGGGCTCCAAGGGTTTGAAGGCCATCGTGGTGGACTGCCCTAAAACATTCGATGCCCCTGTCCAAGACCCCGTGCGATTCAAGGCAGCAGCTAAAAAGTTTGCCAAAATTCTCCTGGATCACCCGGTTTGCGGCCAGGGACTGCCTGCGTATGGTACCAACGTTTTAATGAATATCATCAACGAGGCTGGTGCGCTGCCTGTACGGAACTTCTCTTATGGCCGGTTTGACAAAGCCGGTGAAGTAAGCGGTGAAAAACTGGCCGAAGTAGCCAACGCCAGGGGCGGCAAAGCCACTCACGCCTGCCACCCCGGCTGCGTAATGCGCTGCTCCAACGTCTACCCCATGCCGGACGGTAAGGTTTGCTCCCCCATCGAATATGAAACCGCCTGGGGTTTCGGCCCCAACCTGGAAATCAGCGACCTGGATGTAGTGGCGAAATTAAATTACATTTGCAATGATGTAGGCTTGGACACCGTTGAAGCCGGCTGCACACTGGGCGTACTGGCCGAAGCAGGTGCAATCCCCTTTGGTGACGGCCCGGTTGCCATTGCCGCCCTGGAAGAGGTGGGCAATGGCACCCCGCTGGGCCGGATCATCGGCAGCGGTGCTACCAATGCCGGTAAAGTGTTTGGTGTCACCCGGGTTCCTGCCGTCAAAGGCCAGGGCATTCCAGCTTACGATCCGCGCTCCTGCAAAGGGAACGGTGTCACTTATGCCACCACCACCATGGGTGCTGACCACACGGCAGGATATGCAGTTACAGCGAACATTTTAAAAGTTGGCGGCTTTGTCGACCCCACCCAAAAGGGTGGGCAAGTAGAATTGTCACGCAACCTACAAGTTGCCACCGCGGCTATAGACGCCTCAGGCCTGTGCCTGTTCGTAGCCTTTGCAGTGCTGGACAACCCCGAAGGACTCCCCACCATCGTGGAAATGATTAATGCCCAGTATGGAACTGCACTTACAGTGGACGATGTAGTGGCCCTTGGACAAAGTATACTTAAAACAGAACGGCAGTTTAATAAAGAGGCCGGCTTTACCAAGGCCGACGATAGATTACCTGAGTTTTTCAGCAAAGAAGTGTTTGCACCACATAACACCCAATTTGACGTTAGCGACGAAGAGTTGGACGAGGTTTTCAATTTTTAA
- a CDS encoding iron-containing alcohol dehydrogenase, producing MALGEQVYGYFIPTVNLMGVGSHKETTNQVKILGGTNALIVTDAFLAKSGMGDEIKALVEASGAKATVWGGAEPNPTDKNVHDGLKVYQDNNCDMIISLGGGSSHDCAKGIGIVATNGGNIRDYEGVDKSSKAMPPFIAINTTAGTASEMTRFCIITDTDRKVKMAIVDWRVTPNIAINDPLLMVGMPPSLTAATGMDALTHAVEAYVSTAATPVTDSAALMAIKLISENLRAAVANGSNMVARDNMAYAEFLAGMAFNNASLGYVHAMAHQLGGYYNLPHGVCNAILLPHVCLFNLIATPERFADIAEAMGENIEGLSTRAAADVAIEAIQQLSVDVSIPTGLTELNVQEKDFQVMAENAMKDACSLTNPRLATLEDVIQIYRNAM from the coding sequence ATGGCATTAGGAGAACAGGTTTACGGTTATTTTATCCCCACGGTCAACCTCATGGGTGTTGGCTCTCACAAAGAAACCACTAATCAGGTAAAAATCTTGGGCGGAACCAACGCACTCATCGTAACCGATGCATTCCTGGCCAAATCCGGCATGGGTGATGAAATTAAAGCCCTGGTGGAAGCCTCCGGCGCTAAAGCCACCGTATGGGGCGGAGCCGAGCCCAACCCCACCGACAAAAACGTACATGACGGGCTTAAAGTTTATCAGGACAACAATTGCGACATGATCATTTCTCTGGGTGGCGGCAGTTCCCATGACTGCGCCAAGGGTATTGGTATTGTTGCCACCAATGGTGGTAATATACGAGACTATGAAGGGGTGGACAAGTCTTCCAAAGCCATGCCCCCGTTTATAGCAATAAACACCACCGCCGGAACGGCCAGCGAGATGACCCGTTTCTGTATCATCACCGACACCGATCGTAAGGTTAAAATGGCTATCGTTGACTGGCGGGTTACACCCAACATCGCCATTAACGACCCCCTGTTAATGGTGGGTATGCCACCGTCCCTTACCGCTGCCACCGGCATGGATGCGCTGACCCACGCAGTAGAAGCGTATGTATCCACCGCTGCCACACCTGTTACCGACTCAGCAGCATTGATGGCTATCAAGCTGATTTCCGAGAACCTTCGTGCCGCAGTGGCCAACGGTTCCAACATGGTGGCCCGGGACAACATGGCTTACGCTGAATTTCTGGCCGGCATGGCCTTCAATAACGCTAGCTTGGGCTACGTACACGCCATGGCTCACCAACTGGGCGGTTACTATAATCTGCCTCACGGCGTATGCAACGCTATTCTGCTTCCCCATGTTTGCTTATTCAACCTGATCGCAACCCCCGAGCGTTTTGCCGACATCGCCGAAGCCATGGGCGAAAATATTGAAGGACTCAGCACCCGGGCAGCCGCTGATGTGGCCATCGAAGCCATCCAGCAGCTTTCAGTAGATGTGAGCATACCCACCGGATTAACTGAGCTGAATGTGCAAGAAAAAGATTTTCAGGTAATGGCCGAAAACGCTATGAAAGACGCCTGCTCTCTGACCAACCCGCGTCTGGCCACCCTGGAGGATGTCATTCAAATCTACCGCAACGCCATGTAG
- a CDS encoding cupin domain-containing protein, with product MFLDSAKNIKEIHVNAPGALNVIKQTLVGPDQGWAGWVMRLFTVAPEGHTPRHSHSWPHINYIVSGEGIMYLDGQEHPVEPGYTAYIPGGTEHQFINRGHQDFVLICIVPEEGDV from the coding sequence ATGTTTCTGGACAGTGCTAAAAACATTAAGGAGATTCATGTAAACGCCCCGGGGGCGCTAAATGTAATCAAACAAACCCTGGTGGGTCCGGACCAGGGCTGGGCCGGGTGGGTGATGCGCCTGTTCACCGTTGCACCGGAGGGGCACACTCCCCGACATTCTCATTCCTGGCCGCATATCAACTACATTGTTAGCGGCGAAGGTATTATGTACCTGGACGGCCAGGAACATCCTGTAGAACCCGGTTATACGGCGTATATTCCCGGCGGCACGGAGCACCAGTTTATTAACCGCGGGCATCAGGACTTTGTTTTAATCTGCATCGTACCGGAAGAGGGCGACGTATAA
- the eam gene encoding glutamate 2,3-aminomutase, with amino-acid sequence MDSLINKKSLLVHPDHEKRQVAMKRAGELKHRIEDYLKAAKHIPTGFKLEEQYQTRKRNILNFLGATDSDWQNWRWQMRNRVSDVRKLRQLLPLTDEEAGHIEFVSRKFRWAVSPYYLSLMQTDNPNCPVRMQGIPSIWEIRDNWGKEDPMAEEYTSPAPRITRRYADRLIINATNQCAMFCRHCQRRRNIGEVDRPASVEDIKAAIEYIRANHEVRDVLITGGDPLTLSDDWLDWILTELDNIEHVEIKRIGSRVPVTMPQRITPKLCNMLEKHHPIFVNTHFNHPMEVTREALKATRMLAKAGIQLGNQAVLLKGINNDPHIMKKLNHELLKIHVRPYYIFHAKPVKGTTHFVTTIQEGLEIMENLRGYTSGLAVPWYIINAPGGAGKTPLLPQYLLSVEKDNVMIRTWEGKVFRCANGGYPASSVDPPSDVDSPYGWEAGLKDNTPS; translated from the coding sequence TTGGATAGTTTAATCAATAAGAAGAGTTTGTTAGTGCACCCGGATCATGAAAAACGCCAGGTGGCCATGAAGAGGGCCGGGGAGTTAAAGCACCGTATTGAAGATTACCTGAAGGCTGCCAAACATATTCCTACCGGCTTTAAATTGGAAGAGCAATACCAAACGAGAAAAAGAAACATACTAAATTTTTTGGGCGCTACGGATTCTGATTGGCAAAACTGGCGCTGGCAAATGCGTAACAGAGTCAGCGATGTAAGAAAGTTACGGCAGCTTCTGCCGCTTACGGATGAAGAAGCCGGCCATATTGAATTTGTCAGCAGGAAATTCCGCTGGGCAGTATCGCCTTACTATTTAAGCCTTATGCAAACAGACAACCCTAATTGTCCGGTGAGGATGCAGGGTATACCAAGTATTTGGGAAATACGTGATAATTGGGGCAAAGAAGATCCCATGGCCGAGGAATATACATCACCAGCCCCGCGGATTACCCGCCGTTATGCAGATCGTTTGATAATTAATGCAACCAACCAGTGTGCCATGTTTTGCCGGCATTGCCAGCGCAGGCGCAATATAGGTGAAGTGGATAGGCCAGCTTCTGTAGAGGATATTAAGGCAGCCATTGAGTATATCCGTGCTAATCACGAGGTGCGGGATGTGTTGATTACCGGTGGCGATCCGCTTACTTTATCTGATGATTGGCTGGATTGGATACTTACCGAACTTGATAATATTGAGCATGTTGAAATAAAGCGCATTGGCAGCCGGGTACCTGTAACTATGCCGCAGCGTATTACACCCAAACTATGTAACATGCTGGAAAAACACCATCCAATCTTTGTGAATACGCATTTTAATCATCCCATGGAGGTAACTCGGGAAGCTTTAAAGGCCACGCGTATGTTGGCCAAGGCCGGCATACAGCTGGGTAACCAGGCTGTGCTGCTTAAGGGAATTAACAATGACCCGCACATAATGAAGAAATTAAACCATGAATTACTTAAAATACATGTTCGCCCGTACTATATTTTTCATGCCAAGCCTGTTAAAGGCACAACACACTTTGTAACCACTATTCAAGAGGGACTGGAAATAATGGAAAACTTGCGCGGTTATACATCGGGCCTGGCCGTGCCGTGGTATATCATCAATGCGCCCGGTGGTGCTGGCAAGACGCCATTGCTTCCTCAATATTTATTGTCAGTGGAAAAGGATAACGTGATGATTAGAACCTGGGAGGGAAAGGTTTTTCGCTGTGCCAACGGCGGATATCCGGCAAGCAGTGTAGATCCGCCGTCAGATGTGGACAGCCCATACGGCTGGGAAGCCGGGCTTAAGGATAATACGCCGAGCTAA
- a CDS encoding 4Fe-4S binding protein encodes MAMPARQYNSYGIHINRQWCKGCGICAALCGKKVILLDNRDKAVSVNPASCIGCGQCEIHCPELAISIHVV; translated from the coding sequence ATGGCAATGCCTGCAAGACAATATAATAGTTATGGAATACACATCAATCGTCAATGGTGCAAGGGTTGCGGTATTTGTGCCGCTCTTTGTGGGAAAAAAGTAATATTGTTGGATAACCGGGATAAGGCTGTGTCAGTTAACCCGGCGTCCTGTATCGGCTGTGGTCAGTGTGAAATTCATTGCCCGGAATTGGCTATTTCTATTCATGTAGTGTAG
- a CDS encoding 2-oxoacid:acceptor oxidoreductase subunit alpha codes for MSQMVEMARLMQGNEAVAEGALVAGVRFFAGYPITPSTEIAEIMAERLPRMGGKFMQMEDELASLAAVIGASLAGLKSMTATSGPGFSLMQENIGFAAMAEVPCVIINVQRSGPSTGMPTAPAQGDVMQARWGTHGDHPVIVLSPASVREVFDLTVRAVNLAEKYRVPVILLMDEVVGHLREKVVLPSTGEMQIINRLVPASNAAGYLPYRPDENGVPPMASFGDGYRYHVTGLAHDEQGMPTSDPEVVENLLQRLHNKINYHLADIILDDAFYLEDAQVVVLAYGCSARPARHAVKEARQKGIKAGLYRPLTLWPFPEQRVLEIARRAHTIIVPEMNLGQYRLEVERVVRNLTQVRGLHRVHGELIEPGDILAAIQEVV; via the coding sequence ATGAGCCAAATGGTTGAAATGGCCCGGTTGATGCAAGGAAACGAGGCAGTGGCCGAAGGGGCATTGGTGGCCGGGGTGCGTTTTTTTGCAGGTTATCCTATTACTCCGTCAACGGAGATCGCAGAAATTATGGCAGAACGCCTACCGCGGATGGGCGGTAAGTTTATGCAAATGGAAGATGAACTGGCTAGTTTGGCTGCGGTAATTGGTGCATCGCTGGCAGGCCTAAAGTCCATGACAGCCACCAGTGGGCCGGGATTTTCCTTAATGCAGGAGAATATTGGCTTTGCCGCCATGGCCGAGGTACCCTGCGTCATTATCAACGTCCAGCGCAGTGGTCCCAGCACAGGTATGCCCACAGCACCTGCCCAGGGGGACGTAATGCAGGCCCGCTGGGGTACCCATGGCGATCATCCCGTTATTGTGCTTAGTCCTGCTTCGGTGCGGGAAGTATTTGACCTAACGGTGCGGGCAGTAAACCTGGCTGAAAAATACCGGGTGCCGGTTATATTGCTTATGGATGAAGTGGTGGGTCACCTGCGGGAAAAGGTGGTTTTACCCAGCACCGGTGAAATGCAAATAATCAACCGTTTGGTCCCTGCTTCCAATGCGGCAGGTTATTTACCCTATCGTCCGGATGAGAACGGGGTCCCTCCTATGGCTAGTTTTGGAGACGGCTATCGCTATCACGTTACCGGCCTGGCTCATGATGAACAGGGTATGCCCACCAGTGATCCTGAGGTGGTGGAAAATCTGCTGCAGCGCTTGCATAATAAAATTAATTATCATTTAGCCGATATTATACTTGACGATGCATTTTATTTAGAAGACGCTCAGGTGGTGGTGCTGGCCTACGGCTGTTCGGCCCGCCCTGCCCGCCACGCGGTAAAAGAAGCCCGGCAAAAGGGCATCAAGGCAGGATTATACCGCCCGCTTACCCTTTGGCCGTTCCCTGAACAACGAGTGCTGGAAATAGCCCGGCGGGCACATACCATCATTGTGCCGGAAATGAACCTTGGCCAATACCGGTTGGAAGTGGAACGGGTGGTTCGGAATCTTACACAGGTCCGGGGGTTGCACCGTGTGCATGGTGAGTTAATTGAGCCCGGTGATATACTTGCGGCCATCCAGGAGGTGGTTTAG
- a CDS encoding thiamine pyrophosphate-dependent enzyme → MRGLERYLRMEKFPHIWCPGCGNGIVLGSLLRAIKKLDLNQDRAVIVGGIGCSSRAVGYLDFNTLHTTHGRALAYATGIKMARPELNVIVITGDGDATAIGGNHFIHAARRNIDLTVLLFNNNIYGMTGGQFSPMTPVHKKATTAPYGVIEPNFDIAELARVAGASYVGRSTTYHSGLLSELIVEGIKNRGFSLIEAITACPTAYGRRNSMKGGLEMLLWQKENAVLVQKAEKMDSNELAGKIIIGRLHSQASPEYTAVYQQLVDGISQKTGGGMIAPLKGT, encoded by the coding sequence ATGCGGGGATTGGAACGTTACCTGCGAATGGAAAAATTTCCTCATATTTGGTGCCCTGGTTGTGGCAACGGCATTGTATTGGGCTCTTTGTTGAGGGCCATAAAAAAGCTTGATCTGAATCAGGACCGCGCGGTGATTGTAGGTGGCATTGGGTGTTCCTCAAGGGCGGTGGGTTACCTTGATTTTAACACGCTGCATACAACCCACGGGCGGGCACTGGCCTATGCCACGGGTATAAAAATGGCCCGTCCGGAACTGAATGTAATTGTAATCACTGGAGACGGAGATGCCACCGCCATTGGCGGCAACCATTTTATACATGCAGCCCGGCGAAATATTGATTTAACAGTATTGCTTTTTAACAACAACATTTACGGCATGACCGGGGGACAGTTTTCACCAATGACGCCGGTGCATAAAAAAGCCACCACCGCGCCATATGGAGTTATTGAACCAAATTTCGATATAGCGGAATTGGCCCGCGTCGCTGGTGCCAGTTATGTGGGCAGAAGTACCACTTATCACAGTGGTTTGCTTTCCGAGCTAATTGTAGAGGGCATTAAAAACAGAGGTTTCAGTCTGATTGAAGCTATCACCGCTTGTCCCACGGCATACGGTAGGCGCAACAGCATGAAGGGCGGGTTGGAAATGCTGCTGTGGCAAAAGGAAAATGCAGTACTGGTGCAAAAAGCAGAGAAAATGGATTCAAATGAGTTGGCCGGGAAAATAATTATAGGCCGTTTGCATAGCCAGGCAAGCCCCGAATACACTGCGGTGTATCAGCAGTTAGTCGATGGGATTAGTCAAAAAACAGGTGGCGGTATGATAGCCCCGCTCAAGGGTACTTAA